One Mesorhizobium sp. L-2-11 genomic region harbors:
- a CDS encoding DUF2946 family protein — translation MPAAFAAAYLLVLQSMLGAFAFGIGPDASQRDAFGNVICTQEGAAQRPGGDPHQQHIPACCVLGCGMASAVDAPPPAAAMLSDIYSAETVAFVLPAFRHLDFARDRSPSNPRAPPVTA, via the coding sequence ATGCCGGCGGCATTCGCCGCCGCCTATTTGCTCGTGCTCCAGTCGATGCTCGGCGCATTCGCCTTCGGCATCGGGCCGGACGCTTCGCAACGCGACGCTTTCGGCAACGTCATCTGCACCCAGGAGGGCGCGGCCCAGCGTCCCGGCGGCGACCCGCACCAGCAGCACATCCCGGCTTGCTGCGTGCTCGGCTGCGGCATGGCCTCGGCTGTCGACGCTCCGCCGCCCGCTGCCGCCATGCTGTCCGACATTTATTCGGCCGAAACCGTTGCGTTTGTGCTGCCGGCGTTCAGGCATCTCGACTTTGCCCGCGACCGCTCGCCGTCGAATCCGCGGGCGCCTCCGGTGACGGCCTGA
- a CDS encoding copper chaperone PCu(A)C, giving the protein MSHTFRARLGRTSRFLRSFEERLGITVLLLALLFVSAQAVFAHEFRVGDLEIVHPWSRATPPGAKVAGGYFTVTNSGSSPDRLLSISSDVSDRTELHEMGVKDGVMTMRPVSGGLEIPAGGKVALAPGGYHLMFIGLKRQPKQGETFSAALAFEKAGAVTVEFAVEGIGEMGGMHDHAN; this is encoded by the coding sequence ATGTCTCACACCTTTCGCGCGCGGCTCGGCCGCACCAGCCGCTTTCTGCGCAGCTTCGAGGAGCGACTCGGCATCACCGTACTCCTCCTCGCCCTGCTGTTCGTCAGCGCCCAGGCCGTTTTCGCGCATGAGTTCAGGGTTGGTGACCTCGAGATCGTGCATCCCTGGTCGCGCGCCACGCCACCGGGCGCCAAAGTGGCCGGCGGCTACTTCACCGTGACCAACTCCGGCAGTTCGCCGGACCGGCTGCTGTCGATCTCCTCCGATGTGTCGGACAGGACCGAACTGCACGAAATGGGCGTCAAGGACGGCGTCATGACCATGCGGCCGGTCAGCGGCGGCCTCGAAATCCCGGCCGGCGGCAAGGTCGCGCTGGCTCCCGGCGGCTATCATCTGATGTTTATCGGCCTCAAGCGCCAGCCCAAGCAAGGCGAGACGTTTTCCGCTGCGCTGGCCTTCGAGAAAGCCGGCGCCGTCACCGTCGAGTTCGCCGTAGAAGGCATCGGCGAAATGGGCGGCATGCACGACCATGCCAATTGA
- a CDS encoding YcnI family copper-binding membrane protein — translation MNRYLLSACTFLVFGTGAAFAHVTLETQEAAVGSTYKAVLRVPHGCEGKATTAVRVQIPEGVISVKPMPKAGWTLQVKNGRYEKSYQLHGQEVSSGVKEVNWSGGSLPDEFYDEFVFRGTLAADLPVGQTLYFPVVQECEGAAERWIEIPAAGQDADALEYPAPGLKLSPKL, via the coding sequence ATGAACCGTTATCTTCTCTCGGCCTGCACGTTTCTCGTCTTCGGGACGGGTGCAGCTTTTGCCCACGTCACGCTGGAAACCCAGGAGGCGGCGGTCGGTTCGACCTACAAGGCAGTCCTGCGCGTGCCGCATGGCTGTGAAGGCAAGGCGACGACCGCCGTGCGCGTGCAGATCCCGGAGGGCGTGATTTCAGTGAAGCCGATGCCGAAGGCCGGCTGGACGCTGCAGGTCAAGAACGGCAGATACGAGAAATCCTATCAGCTCCATGGTCAGGAGGTGTCCAGCGGCGTCAAGGAAGTCAACTGGAGCGGCGGCAGCCTGCCGGACGAATTCTACGACGAATTCGTCTTCCGTGGGACACTGGCGGCGGATCTGCCGGTAGGCCAAACGCTCTACTTCCCGGTGGTGCAGGAATGCGAAGGCGCCGCTGAACGCTGGATCGAGATACCAGCGGCTGGCCAGGATGCGGATGCCCTGGAATATCCGGCGCCCGGCCTCAAGCTTTCGCCGAAGCTATGA
- a CDS encoding copper resistance CopC/CopD family protein: MSASLLRTVCTTGRANCLLAAIVLLAAIAAPGQAFAHAALVTTEPTDGAVLAQSPAQFSLTFSEPVSPLVLALVRPDGTPVPLTSFRLNAQTLAIDNPHRLGSGTHVLSWRVISADGHPVVGSVLFSIGAPGAAPAVSEAVDRGLRSAIWIGKVFLYVGLFLGVGGAFAIAWLAQGGRAGRRFVITAILCGLVAAPLSLGLQGLDALGAPLVRLAQPDIWKAGLATRFSWTVLVALVALGLGLLSLVGPRGGAKLFAFAGLAGVGAALAASGHASAAEPQWLTRPMVFLHGAGIAFWAGALAPLGLAMRRKPAEAAPFLRRFSQAILPVVAVLAAAGFVLAVIQVQSPAALLETAYGRLLLIKLALLLFLFTLAAINRWKLTGPAEAGETEVQKKLVRSIGIEMLIVLAIFGVAAGWRFTPPPRALAIAAAQPASVHIHTAKAMADLSITPGHVGPVAASIVIMTGDFGPLDAEQVTLVLSKPDAGIEPIKRAATKPGDGSWRVDELVVPVPGRWTARLDILVSDFEMVKIEAPIDIRP, encoded by the coding sequence ATGAGTGCATCCCTGCTGCGAACGGTCTGCACAACCGGCCGTGCGAACTGCCTGCTGGCTGCGATCGTGCTGCTTGCCGCCATTGCCGCGCCAGGTCAGGCCTTCGCCCACGCGGCGCTGGTCACAACCGAGCCGACGGACGGCGCCGTGCTGGCGCAGAGCCCCGCGCAGTTCTCGCTGACCTTCAGCGAGCCGGTATCACCGCTGGTGCTGGCCTTGGTGCGGCCTGACGGGACGCCGGTTCCGCTGACGTCGTTTCGGCTCAACGCCCAGACGCTCGCCATCGATAATCCGCACAGGCTCGGATCCGGCACCCATGTGCTGAGCTGGCGGGTGATCTCCGCCGATGGCCATCCGGTCGTTGGCTCGGTGCTGTTTTCCATTGGCGCGCCTGGTGCTGCGCCGGCCGTATCCGAAGCTGTCGACCGGGGTCTGAGGTCGGCAATCTGGATCGGCAAGGTCTTCCTCTATGTCGGCCTGTTTCTCGGCGTCGGCGGCGCCTTTGCCATCGCCTGGCTGGCGCAAGGCGGGCGCGCCGGCCGGCGCTTCGTCATCACCGCGATCCTTTGCGGCCTCGTCGCGGCGCCGTTGTCGCTCGGCTTGCAGGGACTGGACGCGCTCGGTGCACCGCTCGTCCGGCTGGCGCAGCCGGACATCTGGAAGGCCGGGCTCGCCACCAGATTCAGCTGGACGGTGCTGGTCGCGCTGGTGGCGCTCGGGCTTGGCCTGCTGTCGCTGGTCGGGCCGCGCGGCGGCGCAAAACTGTTTGCCTTTGCCGGCCTGGCCGGTGTCGGCGCCGCCCTTGCCGCCAGCGGGCACGCAAGTGCTGCCGAACCGCAATGGCTGACGCGGCCGATGGTGTTCCTGCACGGCGCCGGCATTGCATTCTGGGCCGGGGCGCTGGCGCCGCTCGGTCTCGCCATGCGGCGGAAGCCGGCCGAGGCCGCGCCTTTCCTGCGTCGGTTTTCCCAGGCGATCCTGCCTGTCGTGGCCGTGCTTGCGGCCGCTGGCTTCGTGCTGGCTGTCATCCAGGTGCAGTCGCCCGCAGCTTTGCTCGAGACCGCCTATGGCCGGCTGCTGCTGATCAAGCTGGCGCTGCTGTTGTTTCTGTTCACGCTGGCCGCCATCAACCGCTGGAAGCTGACCGGTCCGGCGGAAGCGGGAGAGACGGAAGTACAGAAGAAGCTGGTCCGCTCGATCGGCATTGAAATGCTGATCGTTCTGGCGATCTTCGGCGTTGCCGCCGGCTGGCGCTTCACGCCGCCGCCACGCGCCCTGGCGATCGCAGCGGCGCAGCCGGCGTCGGTGCATATCCACACGGCGAAGGCGATGGCCGACCTCAGCATCACGCCCGGCCATGTCGGGCCGGTTGCCGCCTCGATCGTCATCATGACCGGCGATTTTGGCCCGCTCGACGCTGAGCAAGTGACGCTGGTGCTGTCAAAACCCGATGCCGGCATCGAGCCGATCAAGCGCGCGGCGACAAAGCCAGGCGACGGCAGCTGGCGCGTCGACGAACTCGTCGTCCCGGTTCCCGGCCGATGGACGGCGCGGCTCGATATTCTCGTCTCGGATTTCGAGATGGTGAAGATCGAGGCGCCGATCGACATCAGGCCTTGA
- the gndA gene encoding NADP-dependent phosphogluconate dehydrogenase, which translates to MEKAEIGLIGLGTMGSNLALNIAEKGHRIAVFNRTAARTDAFVENAGALRDMVVPCYNLEELAAAIRPPRPIIIMVLAGKPVDEQIAALRGELSANDIVIDAGNANFRDTMRRFSELSDSGLTFIGMGVSGGEEGARHGPSIMVGGTEGSWKRVEKVLTAISAKFRDEPCAAWLGTDGAGHFVKTIHNGIEYADMQMIAEIYGILRDGLSMGPKQIAQVFAGWNRGRLNSYLIEITAKVLAADDPKTGKPVVDIILDRAGQKGTGKWSVIEAQQLGIPATAIEAAVAARVLSSIKDERLAAEKAYGHGGVTRISGDKDAFLGDLELALFAGKISAYAQGFAVMSGASKEFNWNLPMPTIAKIWRAGCIIRSQLLDTMAEALDKGGATTNLLMAPAFIAMMQEAHPSLRRIVARASEAGSPVPALSSALAYFDSYRQGRGTSNLIQAQRDFFGAHGFERIDGPGAFHGPWGSGAGG; encoded by the coding sequence ATGGAAAAAGCCGAAATCGGCCTGATCGGCCTTGGCACGATGGGCTCCAACCTGGCGCTCAACATCGCCGAAAAGGGGCACCGCATAGCCGTCTTCAACCGCACCGCCGCGCGCACCGACGCCTTTGTCGAGAATGCCGGGGCGCTCAGGGATATGGTTGTGCCCTGCTACAACCTGGAGGAACTCGCCGCCGCCATCCGGCCGCCGCGGCCGATCATCATCATGGTGCTGGCCGGCAAGCCGGTCGATGAGCAGATCGCGGCACTGCGCGGCGAGCTGTCGGCCAACGACATCGTCATCGATGCTGGCAACGCCAATTTCCGCGACACGATGCGGCGCTTCTCCGAACTTTCCGATTCGGGTCTCACCTTCATCGGCATGGGCGTGTCCGGCGGCGAGGAGGGCGCGCGCCATGGACCGTCGATCATGGTCGGCGGCACCGAAGGGTCCTGGAAACGCGTCGAAAAGGTGCTGACCGCCATTTCGGCCAAGTTCAGGGATGAGCCCTGTGCGGCATGGCTTGGCACCGATGGCGCCGGGCATTTCGTCAAGACCATCCATAACGGCATCGAATATGCCGACATGCAGATGATCGCCGAGATCTACGGCATCTTGCGCGACGGCTTAAGCATGGGGCCGAAGCAGATCGCACAGGTGTTTGCCGGCTGGAACAGGGGCCGGCTCAACTCCTATCTGATCGAGATCACCGCCAAGGTGCTGGCCGCCGACGATCCGAAGACAGGCAAGCCGGTGGTCGACATCATCCTCGACCGCGCCGGCCAGAAGGGCACCGGCAAATGGTCGGTCATCGAGGCGCAGCAGCTCGGCATTCCGGCCACCGCGATCGAGGCGGCGGTGGCGGCGCGCGTGCTGTCGTCGATCAAGGACGAGCGGCTGGCCGCCGAAAAGGCCTATGGCCATGGCGGCGTGACCAGGATTTCCGGAGACAAGGACGCGTTTCTTGGCGATCTCGAACTGGCGCTGTTCGCCGGCAAGATATCAGCCTATGCGCAAGGCTTCGCAGTGATGAGCGGCGCGTCGAAGGAGTTCAACTGGAACCTGCCGATGCCGACCATCGCCAAGATATGGCGGGCCGGCTGCATCATCCGCTCGCAATTGCTGGACACGATGGCGGAAGCCCTCGACAAGGGCGGCGCAACCACCAATCTCCTAATGGCGCCGGCCTTCATCGCGATGATGCAGGAAGCGCATCCATCGCTGCGGCGCATCGTGGCAAGGGCGTCGGAAGCCGGCTCGCCGGTGCCGGCGCTGTCGTCGGCGCTGGCTTATTTCGACAGCTACCGCCAGGGCCGCGGCACCTCGAACCTGATCCAGGCGCAACGCGATTTCTTCGGCGCGCACGGCTTCGAGCGCATCGACGGGCCGGGCGCGTTCCATGGCCCTTGGGGCAGCGGGGCGGGGGGTTAG
- a CDS encoding peroxiredoxin-like family protein — protein MSTSSVDRPLQPGDRAPNVVLNAISREGKIALDDFRGRSPLLIGLFRGLHCPFCRRHVAAMAQLKPALREKGVECLAVVNTPVERARLYFRYHPAPDLLAASDPERASHRAFGLREVGMDTVMAIRIHLPGELPEPMDVMAMNEFLNKKEGYEITEADQQAMVASGQGQLVGQFLIDRAGIVRWNFTEVLEDGLNTFRAPNPEELMSAASQVAH, from the coding sequence ATGTCCACGAGTAGTGTTGACCGCCCGCTGCAGCCGGGCGACCGGGCACCGAATGTTGTGCTCAATGCGATCTCACGCGAAGGCAAGATCGCGCTCGATGATTTTCGAGGCCGTAGCCCGTTGTTGATCGGTTTGTTCCGAGGCCTGCACTGTCCGTTCTGCCGGCGCCATGTCGCGGCGATGGCGCAACTCAAGCCGGCCCTGCGTGAGAAAGGCGTCGAATGCCTGGCGGTGGTCAATACGCCGGTCGAGCGGGCGCGGCTCTATTTCCGTTACCACCCGGCACCCGATCTTCTCGCCGCATCCGACCCGGAGCGGGCCTCGCACCGTGCTTTCGGCTTGCGCGAGGTTGGGATGGACACGGTCATGGCGATACGGATCCACCTTCCGGGCGAGTTGCCCGAGCCTATGGACGTCATGGCAATGAACGAGTTCCTCAACAAGAAAGAAGGATATGAGATTACGGAAGCCGATCAGCAGGCGATGGTGGCTTCCGGCCAGGGGCAGCTTGTCGGTCAGTTCCTAATCGACCGGGCGGGCATCGTACGCTGGAACTTCACTGAAGTTCTGGAGGATGGCCTCAACACCTTCAGAGCGCCGAATCCCGAGGAATTGATGTCGGCAGCTTCCCAAGTTGCACATTAA
- a CDS encoding ABC transporter substrate-binding protein, producing MRQGYFALAYLLALFVGPFAASQGLAATVPHVGLLTYWNCSPGTVQDEFGPFLKGLEELGYRKGETFALECQAAGKNYDRLAEAARKLVQLSVDVIVTSSQPAGRAAHQVTDSVPIVSIVSGDPISAGLVASLARPGGNFTGVSYYATELTAKRLELLKEAIPGIVTIGVLANPDVSYLPFEADAMRAAEKLGIGVKLHHIRQPADLDVAIPEMKKESVQAIFVLPDVMLAGEAAHIADLALEQRLPTMAWAPWYPRNGCLLAYSADYAEMLHRLAFYVDRILKGENPGDLPLEQPTKFELSVNLKTANALGIDLPQTVLIMADEVIE from the coding sequence ATGCGTCAAGGGTATTTCGCTCTTGCCTACCTGCTGGCACTGTTCGTTGGACCGTTTGCGGCCAGCCAAGGGCTGGCCGCAACTGTTCCGCATGTAGGCCTTCTCACCTATTGGAACTGCAGCCCGGGTACTGTTCAGGACGAATTCGGACCGTTTCTCAAGGGGCTTGAGGAACTGGGCTATAGGAAGGGCGAGACCTTTGCACTCGAGTGCCAGGCGGCCGGCAAGAATTACGACAGACTTGCCGAAGCGGCGCGCAAGCTGGTGCAGCTTTCTGTGGACGTGATCGTGACAAGCTCTCAACCGGCGGGACGTGCAGCCCACCAGGTGACGGATTCGGTCCCGATCGTATCGATCGTCAGCGGGGATCCGATATCCGCTGGCCTCGTCGCCAGCCTTGCCAGGCCAGGCGGCAATTTTACCGGGGTGAGCTACTATGCGACCGAACTTACTGCCAAGCGTCTGGAACTGCTGAAAGAAGCAATTCCGGGTATCGTCACGATCGGGGTTCTGGCCAACCCGGACGTTTCCTATTTGCCATTCGAGGCTGATGCAATGCGCGCGGCCGAAAAGCTCGGCATTGGCGTAAAGCTTCATCACATCAGGCAGCCGGCGGACCTCGATGTCGCAATCCCGGAAATGAAGAAAGAGAGCGTGCAGGCAATCTTCGTCCTGCCCGACGTCATGCTCGCCGGCGAGGCGGCACATATCGCCGATCTGGCGCTCGAACAGCGGTTGCCGACGATGGCATGGGCTCCGTGGTATCCGCGAAACGGCTGTCTGCTTGCCTATTCCGCGGATTACGCGGAGATGCTGCATCGGCTGGCTTTCTATGTCGACCGGATTCTCAAGGGAGAGAATCCCGGCGATCTTCCGCTCGAGCAACCGACAAAGTTCGAGCTGTCGGTCAATTTGAAAACGGCCAATGCTCTCGGCATCGATCTGCCGCAGACCGTACTGATCATGGCTGATGAAGTCATCGAATGA
- a CDS encoding HAMP domain-containing protein, translating to MKSSNEDDVRDSIHPEAAPVRRSLFRKYFIALLAAVIVPITASGISNAWFGYRDQRAMLSALLRVEATSAAGKMQSFLDGIRDQLSWTVQQAWNPDAEGQHRLDALRAMRQAPAIVSITLVDSTGVERLHVSRIGLNRMESGSDRSGDPAVAGARSTGLWYGPVMFRNGSEPFLTMAMAGNRKADAFVVAEINLKLIWIVVSEVRVGRSGQAFVLDQTGRLIAHPDISKVLQGTDENTAAARRRLRDEIATAGGEATTARNAENERVVTAMASIPSVGWTMFVEQPQAEAFAPLYASLWRTGGLLLAALILAAALAYWLARRMTGPIRQLEEGTEKIGAGQFDHRIDIATGDELERLAVRFNQMAQELAKSRDRSERIARLKRFLAPQVAELVEKSGDESVLAGQRAEVVPVFCDLRGFTAFSAHAEPDDVMQVLRDYYEALGAIITRYEATLTNFSADGLMVLVNAPVPSAEPALRAVEMAIDMQDAVQHLIAEWRLRGHAVGFGIGLAMGRATVGRIGYEARVDYTAIGNVVNLASRLCSSADDLQILTDDSVACSVGGKIPMVALGARHLKGFDEEVRVYDVGIRRLTSDFAPAPEISAKS from the coding sequence ATGAAGTCATCGAATGAGGATGATGTGCGGGATTCGATCCATCCCGAGGCCGCCCCCGTGCGCCGATCACTGTTTCGGAAGTATTTCATCGCCCTTTTAGCCGCCGTCATTGTCCCCATAACTGCCAGCGGCATCAGCAACGCCTGGTTCGGCTATCGCGATCAGCGTGCCATGCTCAGCGCTCTCTTGCGGGTGGAAGCCACATCGGCAGCCGGCAAGATGCAGAGCTTTCTCGACGGCATCAGGGATCAGCTCAGCTGGACGGTCCAGCAGGCCTGGAACCCGGACGCCGAGGGACAGCATCGCCTGGATGCCCTGCGGGCAATGCGCCAAGCCCCGGCAATTGTCAGCATCACTCTTGTCGACAGTACGGGAGTAGAGCGGCTGCACGTGTCCCGAATTGGCTTGAACAGGATGGAAAGTGGATCGGATCGTTCAGGCGATCCTGCGGTCGCGGGAGCCCGGTCCACGGGCTTATGGTATGGCCCAGTCATGTTTCGCAACGGCTCCGAACCGTTCCTGACTATGGCAATGGCCGGAAACCGCAAGGCGGATGCGTTCGTCGTCGCCGAAATCAACCTGAAGCTCATCTGGATTGTCGTTTCGGAAGTTCGTGTCGGCCGCAGCGGTCAGGCATTTGTTCTTGACCAGACCGGCCGGCTTATCGCTCACCCCGACATCAGCAAGGTGTTGCAAGGCACCGACGAGAACACAGCGGCTGCCCGGCGCAGATTGCGGGACGAGATCGCCACAGCGGGCGGCGAGGCGACAACGGCCCGCAACGCTGAGAATGAACGCGTCGTGACTGCGATGGCATCGATCCCCAGTGTTGGCTGGACCATGTTCGTCGAGCAGCCGCAGGCAGAAGCTTTTGCACCGCTCTATGCTTCTTTGTGGCGCACCGGCGGCCTGCTGCTTGCGGCGCTCATCTTAGCGGCGGCGCTCGCCTACTGGCTTGCCAGGCGCATGACCGGCCCCATCCGTCAGCTGGAGGAGGGCACCGAAAAAATCGGTGCCGGACAGTTCGATCACCGGATCGACATCGCCACCGGAGATGAACTTGAACGGCTGGCGGTCCGGTTCAATCAGATGGCTCAGGAACTCGCCAAATCGCGGGATCGATCGGAGCGGATCGCGCGGCTGAAACGCTTTCTCGCACCGCAAGTCGCCGAGCTCGTGGAAAAATCCGGTGACGAGAGCGTACTCGCGGGCCAGCGGGCGGAAGTGGTCCCTGTCTTCTGCGATCTACGCGGCTTTACCGCGTTTTCGGCGCACGCCGAACCCGATGATGTCATGCAGGTGTTGCGCGACTATTATGAGGCTCTCGGCGCGATCATCACGCGCTACGAGGCCACGCTGACCAACTTCTCGGCGGACGGGTTGATGGTGCTTGTCAACGCCCCTGTGCCGAGCGCGGAGCCAGCGCTTCGCGCCGTCGAGATGGCGATTGACATGCAGGATGCCGTTCAGCACCTGATCGCCGAGTGGCGTCTGCGCGGCCACGCGGTCGGTTTCGGCATAGGGCTCGCGATGGGACGGGCGACGGTCGGCCGAATTGGCTATGAGGCCCGCGTTGACTACACCGCCATCGGCAATGTCGTGAACCTGGCGTCCAGACTGTGTTCGTCGGCCGATGATCTGCAAATTCTCACCGATGACTCTGTGGCGTGTTCCGTCGGCGGCAAGATTCCGATGGTCGCCCTCGGCGCGCGCCACCTCAAGGGCTTCGATGAGGAAGTACGCGTGTACGACGTCGGAATACGGAGACTGACGTCAGATTTCGCTCCTGCGCCGGAGATCAGTGCGAAAAGCTAG
- a CDS encoding TetR/AcrR family transcriptional regulator, whose translation MSRPTKHAPERGDARTRLLEAARDTIRAKGFASASIDDLCRAAEVTKGAFFHNFGSKEALGVAAAEFWARTTSGFFAAAPYHHPRDALERVLAYVAFRKAIITEDLAESSCLVGTMAQEAYMTFPSIRDACGASMFDHASTLEADIELARRERGVTDDWTAESLARYTQTVIQGGFVLAKAGNDAELARESLDHLERYIRLLFRVADDET comes from the coding sequence ATGTCTAGGCCAACCAAACATGCTCCCGAGCGCGGTGATGCCCGAACCCGGCTCCTGGAAGCTGCAAGGGACACTATCCGCGCCAAAGGCTTCGCCTCGGCCAGCATTGATGATCTTTGCAGGGCGGCTGAGGTAACCAAGGGGGCATTCTTCCACAACTTCGGTAGCAAGGAAGCCCTGGGAGTTGCAGCTGCGGAATTTTGGGCCAGGACCACCTCGGGCTTTTTCGCCGCGGCTCCCTATCATCACCCTCGCGATGCGTTGGAGCGGGTGCTTGCCTATGTCGCTTTTCGCAAAGCGATCATCACGGAGGATCTGGCGGAGTCCAGCTGTCTGGTCGGAACGATGGCTCAAGAGGCCTACATGACCTTCCCCAGCATCCGCGATGCGTGCGGAGCCAGCATGTTCGATCATGCGTCGACGCTAGAGGCCGACATTGAACTGGCCCGCCGTGAGCGCGGTGTTACGGATGATTGGACTGCCGAAAGTCTAGCTCGATACACGCAGACTGTTATCCAAGGAGGATTCGTCCTTGCGAAAGCAGGGAATGACGCGGAGCTGGCGCGCGAAAGTCTTGATCATTTGGAGCGGTATATTCGGCTTCTGTTTCGCGTTGCCGACGACGAGACGTGA
- a CDS encoding response regulator transcription factor has translation MSHETPVVFVVDDDISVRESLELLIRSAGFHPEPCSSAQEFLSRPRALVPNCLILDVNLPDLSGLDLQQLVSVERTDMPIIFVTGYGDVPMTVKAMKAGAVEFLTKPFGDDVLLTAVEHALERSRAARANELDKQVLRERYSSLSHREAEVMALVVTGLLNKQVGFELGISEITVKAHRGQVMRKMKAGSLPELVNMAAKLNLGQSPHLSSLQSRGVTSWRDG, from the coding sequence ATGTCACACGAAACGCCTGTCGTATTCGTCGTTGACGACGACATTTCTGTGCGTGAATCGCTGGAATTGCTGATCCGTTCAGCGGGCTTCCATCCGGAGCCCTGCTCGTCGGCGCAGGAATTTCTGTCTCGGCCCCGAGCCCTGGTTCCGAATTGTCTGATTCTTGACGTCAACCTTCCCGATCTCAGCGGGCTCGACTTGCAACAACTTGTCTCCGTCGAGCGAACCGACATGCCGATTATCTTCGTCACTGGCTACGGCGACGTGCCGATGACAGTCAAAGCGATGAAGGCTGGAGCCGTAGAATTCCTGACCAAGCCGTTTGGGGACGACGTACTCTTGACGGCCGTCGAGCACGCGCTTGAACGTAGCCGGGCTGCACGTGCGAACGAGTTGGACAAGCAAGTGCTCCGTGAGCGCTATTCATCACTCAGTCACCGCGAAGCGGAGGTGATGGCGCTGGTCGTGACGGGACTGTTGAACAAGCAGGTTGGCTTCGAGCTCGGCATCAGCGAGATCACAGTAAAAGCCCATCGCGGCCAGGTTATGCGAAAGATGAAGGCCGGTTCCCTTCCCGAACTGGTCAACATGGCTGCAAAGCTGAATCTCGGGCAGTCACCGCATCTCAGTTCGTTGCAAAGCCGAGGTGTCACATCCTGGCGCGACGGCTAA
- a CDS encoding response regulator transcription factor, which yields MNVRRPLVSIVDDDESVRESLPDLLSEFGFRAEAFSSAEEFLGSGIINETECLVLDISMPGMTGPELELELARRGQPIPIIYITAQSYETARPDLLKKGAVECLFKPFSDTALQKALNLAFADD from the coding sequence ATGAACGTTCGCCGCCCACTCGTGTCGATCGTCGATGACGATGAGTCCGTGCGCGAGTCTCTGCCCGACCTGTTGAGCGAGTTCGGCTTCCGCGCCGAAGCGTTCTCTTCGGCGGAGGAGTTTCTGGGGTCAGGCATCATCAACGAGACCGAGTGCCTGGTGCTTGACATCAGCATGCCCGGCATGACGGGGCCTGAACTCGAACTAGAGTTGGCGCGCCGGGGCCAGCCTATCCCCATCATCTACATTACGGCGCAGAGTTATGAGACCGCGCGGCCGGACCTTCTAAAAAAGGGTGCGGTAGAATGCCTATTCAAGCCGTTTAGCGACACAGCCCTGCAGAAAGCGCTCAACCTGGCCTTCGCTGATGATTGA